The nucleotide window AAACACGAATGGTTTATTAAATCGGCCAACAAAGAACCCGGTTACGAAGATTACTTTATTTGGCGCGATGAGCGCCCGCAAAGTGGTTGGGGCCAACCCTGGTCTTCAGAATCCAACCCTGCAGCAGTTTGGCATTGGAACGACACACGCAAAGCCTATTACTACGGTGCCTTCGGTGGCAGCCAACCGGATTTAAATCTCACCAAACAAGTGGTTATTGATGAGTTAAATAAGCTCGCGACTTTCTGGCTTGAAAAAGGTGTTGATGGTTTCCGTTTGGATGCAGTCCGCTATGCGGTGGAAGAGGGCGGTTATCCGCTGCAAGCCGATACTCAAGGCACTATCGATTACTGGACTATTTTTTCGCAACATGTGAAATCGATAAAACCCGATGCCATGTTGGTTGCAGAAGCTTGGGCTGATTTAAAAACAGTTGGTCGCTACCGCAATGAAGGTAAAGGTTTGGATTCAGCGTTCGATTTTGATTTTGGTAATGTGATTATCGACATACTGAACCCGGCGGTAAAACAGTCGGCTGATTTTGGCACCTTGGGTAATAGTACGCTGCAACAAAATCGCGAAAATTTATGGGCGAATTTGAATGCGCGTAAAGCGGCTGCACCACTGCATTATTTTTCGCCTTTCCTGACCAATCACGACCAAAACCGGATTATGTTGTCGCTCAATAATGACTTTGCCAAAGCGAAGATTGCAGCGAGTTTATTAATGACCACTCCGGGGCCTTTGTATCTTTACTACGGTGAAGAAATTGGTGTATCGCAATACAAAACCGGCGATGATCAATATCGCCGCGCGATTATGCAGTGGAGCGAGGAAGATAGCGCGGGTTTTAATAGCTCTGGCGAATTTTGGTTAGATCAAGCCAAATGGTTTCCGTGGATGCAAAACCATCAAGGCTGGTTTGCCAATTATTGGAAAACCTTGCAGGGCACCGGGGTTTCTGTTGCTGCCCAAGCGCAAGATCCATCATCGCTGCTGAATCATTACAAACGCTTGATCAGCGTGCGCAACAGCAACCCTGCGTTGCAGTTGCCGGACGAAATTCGTTATTACCCGGTTGATAATAAAGATGTGTGGTTAGTTGAAAATATCGGCGAAAACTTCAGTGAAAAGAACGGCGAAAAAACCAGTGTGTGGGTGGTAGTGAATTTGAACCCACAGAGTGCGGCTGAGTTTTCCGTGCCTGATAATTTACGTGGTGAGCGCACTGAGCAGGTTACTGGTGAGAAAATCAATGTGGGTGAACGTGTTAGTGTGCCTGCAGCTGGGGTAATGATTTTTTAAAATTTTAATGCGGTGCGGTGCGTGTTGGGCATCGCTGCGCTTAGCACCAACCCACCTGTGTGAAGTTATAGCAAGGTCATATGTGATGATTTATATATGACCTTGCTGATAAATGATTATTTCAACTTTAATTCTTTTACCAAGTGGTCGGCTTTATAGACTTTCTTTAATGCTTCTGCCATCGCCGCCGGATGTACCGATACGCTACGGTTGACTGATTCATCAAAAAAGTAAGCGCCGCCCAGTGAATTAATATTGCCGTCAAAAATTAACCCGACTAATTCCCCTTTCGCGTTGATCAATGGGCTGCCGGAGTTGCCGCCGATAATATCGTTGGTTGATACCTGATTAAAACGCGCTTTTTTATCGACTTTTTTCTGTGCCGCGCTCCAGCTATCGGCCAGCTTGAATGGGTCGTAGCCTGTTGCGCGGTCAAATAATCCGGCCAGCGTAGTAAATGGCGTAACCATTTCTCCTTTTTCTTCCCAGCCGCGAATCACGCCATGCGACAAACGCAGCGAAAAAGTTGCATCGGGATACACTTGCGTTCCTTTATATGCAAAGCGAGCCTGCGCCAATTGGCTTGCCGCTGCTTTTTGCACGGGCTCAATGTTTTGGTCGTAATCCATGCGTACTTTGCGTGCATAGGTATCGATAACTTTTGCAAGTGCGATTGCGGGGTCATCACTCTTGGCTATTGCATCGGCACCGCCTTCCCATAATTGTTTACGCAGTGCTGCATCACTTAATTTGCTGTGTGAAACGATGCGTTTGGCCAATGCCTCGGGCGATTCTTTGCCCAAAATATGTTTGACGACGGGATTATCAACGCCCAATTTTTCACGTAGTTTGCTCAGTGACCATGCCAGTTTCATGGTTTCAAAATCGCTGTATAACGGCGATTCAGCCAACAGCCCCGCTTGCACTGCCGGTAAGCTGGCGTTGGAAAATTCGCGCAAGCGTTCATGATCAGGTTTGTTGCGTTCTTCTGCACCGCGAACCAAAGTGCGCGCCCAGGTAACTTGTTGGGACATAATACCCATGCCCAATTCCAGCATCACATAATCCACATACATATTGCGGAATGTTGTTTGGGTTTGGGTTAAGGTTTGCCATGGATTGCCATAGGTTTTTGCACGCGTCGCATCGCTTTCAACCCAATTGCGAAATATATATTCCTGTTCGCGTTTTTGCTCCATGACATCGTGTGATAACAGTGCCTGAAACATACCGGTACGCGCTTTTAATCCGTTTTCGACCAGAGTCAATTCAGTTTGTGCGATACGTGCTTGCTCGTCGCCCTGATTGGAATATTGCAATAATAATCCGCGGTATTCTGCTGCAAATAATAAACGGAACGGCAACACCAGATCCCGTTGGGTTTCCAACTCAGTCATCGTGAGTAAGCGCTGCGTAGTGCCTGGGTGGCCGAGTGTCATCACCAATTCATTTTCTTTTGCGCCTTTGGTGTTGATTGGAAACCAATCGCGGTTTGCAATGGGCTTGCCGTCTTCATAGACACGCAGTAACGCCATATCCAGGTTGTAACGTGGGAAATTAAAATTATCCGGATCTCCACCAAAAAATCCGGATGCATATTCCGGTGTAAATACCAAACGCACATCCTGATAGCGCGAATACTGATACACATAATATTGGCCGCCGCCGTACAGCTCGACAATATCGCAGCGGCGTTTGTTACCGGCATCAGCCATACACTCTTTTTCAATGGATGACTGCTCGGCTTTTTTTGCGTCGCTGAATGCTTTTCCGCTCAATCCTGCCAGCGCTTTTTGCATGCGGTCAGTAACATTTTTGGTGTGCTCCAAACGATTCACTTCTACGCCGGGGCATTGTTTTTCTTCTGTGTTGTTCCTGGCGAGAAATCCGTTTTTCATAAAATCTTGCGATGGGCTGGATAAATCTTCCACGCAATTAATTACACAGTGATGATTGGTCAGTACCAGCCCATTGGCGGATACAAATGAACCCGAGCAACCACCGGCAAGGCGCACAGCACTGCGCATGCTCTTATCAATCCAGGCAGCAGAGGGTTTGAAACCGTAGCGTTGTTCCAGATCAGCATGCGGCAAATTGTCCAAGGTCCACATCCCTTCGGCGGCAATACCCGGCAGTGAAACGCACAGACTGCTTGCCAACAAAAACGCCCTTGTTGAAACTGTTGTTCTCATTCTCTTCGCACGCTTGATTGCACTGTGCATCAGTCATCTCCTGTGAATGTATTTACGTGGGTTGTGGGAGTGTAAACCAGTATGCAAAACGCGGCTACGCACCCGGTTCGTATTACTCTTTCAATGCACCGGCCGGTACCTGGGCGGTTTTATTGTTGGAGGGAAACCAGCGTGTCCGTAAATTCATGAACGGTGTTTCAACCAACCTAAATAGCAACCAACCGCCTATGGTGCTTATCAAGACAATAATGCCCATACCCAGATAACCATCGGTGTTGATGCCGAGGTTTTTAACGGGATCTTCCAATAATTGGTAGAGTGGTTTGTGGATTAAATAAATAGCATAAGACCAGAGTGCGAGGCTGGCAGCGCCAGAAATTTTTTGGCGGTAGAGCCAGCAGCAAGGCGAGAGCGCTGCCATTACCAGCAAGGCAAAGCTGATGGCCAAGAGCGAATAGCCAATGACGGGAGTCCATGTGCTAGTGCCTGTCTCTTGGGTATAGGCCAGATTTAAAAATACATAAAACACCCAACCGCATCCCGCCAACCCAGCCACAAAAAAAGCGTTGCCATAACGAAGTAGTTTTTCATATCGGGAAGGGTGATAGTTTTTTAGCAGCGCGATGGCGATACCCGGCAGCAATTCATCAAATCGCGAATAACTGGGATAGTAAATGAATTCGTAATAATCTTTGCCCGTTATCTGGGGTCCGCCATGTGCATTGAGCATATAGGCGCGTATCAGTATTGCCGCGATAAAGCCTGCGATAATAATGACCCACATGCGTACCGGGTTTGCGTCACGGGCGAGCGCTAGCATACACACCAAGGGAAACAACAAATAAAATTGCTCTTCAACGCAGAGCGACCATGAATGGGTAAAGGTTTCCATTGGCCGCATATCAAGATTTTGCGTAAACGTCAGGAATTGCCACAGCGGCGCTGTATAAGTAGGGCTTAATAACGCGGGCAAGAGCAAGTACAGCGCAAGCACAACATAATAATTGGGCAATGTGCGCAACAAACGTCGCGCATAGAAATGTTTAAGTGAAAAGTTTTCTTTTTTTGCATAAGCGCGGAGTATTTGTTCGCCAATCAAATAACCGCTTAATACAAAAAACAAATCCACACCCACCCAGCCAATTCGGGTGATAAAACCGAATAACAGTTCATTGCTTACAACAACGCGGTAGTGATAGATCAGCACCAAAATAATAGCGAGTGCTCTTAATGTGTCCAAGCCATAGAGGCGGGTACTACTGATTTTATTGTCCATGTTTTTATACTTAACTCGTTAACGGATTTTTTATGACTTGCTTTTTCCCTGATAATTCCATCTTGCGAGCATTGTTTGGAGCGATTGGATAATCGCCTGCTTCAATCACCTGCTTTAAGCGCAGATCGCTCGCTTTCCATGATAAGTTTGTATTACTCGCCTCATTTGTATTAAGGTTCAGGCAATTATTATTCACAACAGCGGTTATTGAAATGAAAAAAATCGTTTTAGCATTGAGTGTATGCTGTATCGCACTGGTGGCGCATGCCGAGCTTCCGGGAGCGGACTACGCCCAAGTGAGCCCCGACGGCAAAGTCGCGGTTGCCAGTGTTAACCCGGAGGCAACCCGTATTGCTATGGAGGTGGTCAAGCGTGGTGGTAATGCGGTTGATGCGGCTATTTCGGTAGCTTTTGCACTGGGTGTGGTTGATGGCCACAACTCGGGTATCGGTGGTGGCTGTTTTATTCTGGTGCGCTTGGCTGATGGCCGCATATTGGCGATTGATGGGCGCGAGATGGCCCCCGCTGCGGCAACGCGCGATATGTATATTGTAAATGGTAAGGCCGATCCTGAACTGAGCCGCACAGGCGCTTTAGCGGTGGGTATTCCCGGTTCAGTTGCCGCACTGGATAAATTACAAAAGCTGGGCGGAAAATTAACGTTTCGCGATGTTATTTTGCCTTCCGCTGAATTAGCGGAAAAAGGATTTCCTATTTCACCTGCACTGGCTGAACGCATGGCCGCAACAGCGGATAATTTGGCAAAATTTCCTGCCAGTGCTGCTATTTATTTGGATAAAAATAATCAACCGCTACCGGCGTTTTCAATACTGCAACAAAAAGATCTGGCGGTGACTTATCGGGCAATCGCCAAACAGGGGCCTCGTTATTTTTACCATGGCGATTTTGCAAAAAAAACCGGACGCTGGATGGCTGCCAACGGCGGTGTCGTCACGGATAAAGATTTCGCCAACTATCAGGTAAAAATGCGCAAGCCTATTGTGTCTGAATTTGCGGGCTACACTCTCTATGGTTTTCCACCGCCCAGTTCTGGTGGTGTTCACGTTGCACAAATTTTAAATATTCTTGAACAATTTGATTT belongs to Cellvibrio sp. pealriver and includes:
- a CDS encoding alpha-amylase family glycosyl hydrolase, with the translated sequence MKTLLRPSAFLLALSLSFAFTGCSDPNTASKPASAVSASSAAAEYLSLPVNETANQWWHNAIFYEIWPRSFYDADGDGSGDFQGMTSKLDYLKSLGVNGIWLTPVFEAPSYHGYDFQDFYNVEADYGTMADFEHFIQQAHARDMKVILDLVLNHISDKHEWFIKSANKEPGYEDYFIWRDERPQSGWGQPWSSESNPAAVWHWNDTRKAYYYGAFGGSQPDLNLTKQVVIDELNKLATFWLEKGVDGFRLDAVRYAVEEGGYPLQADTQGTIDYWTIFSQHVKSIKPDAMLVAEAWADLKTVGRYRNEGKGLDSAFDFDFGNVIIDILNPAVKQSADFGTLGNSTLQQNRENLWANLNARKAAAPLHYFSPFLTNHDQNRIMLSLNNDFAKAKIAASLLMTTPGPLYLYYGEEIGVSQYKTGDDQYRRAIMQWSEEDSAGFNSSGEFWLDQAKWFPWMQNHQGWFANYWKTLQGTGVSVAAQAQDPSSLLNHYKRLISVRNSNPALQLPDEIRYYPVDNKDVWLVENIGENFSEKNGEKTSVWVVVNLNPQSAAEFSVPDNLRGERTEQVTGEKINVGERVSVPAAGVMIF
- a CDS encoding S46 family peptidase is translated as MASSLCVSLPGIAAEGMWTLDNLPHADLEQRYGFKPSAAWIDKSMRSAVRLAGGCSGSFVSANGLVLTNHHCVINCVEDLSSPSQDFMKNGFLARNNTEEKQCPGVEVNRLEHTKNVTDRMQKALAGLSGKAFSDAKKAEQSSIEKECMADAGNKRRCDIVELYGGGQYYVYQYSRYQDVRLVFTPEYASGFFGGDPDNFNFPRYNLDMALLRVYEDGKPIANRDWFPINTKGAKENELVMTLGHPGTTQRLLTMTELETQRDLVLPFRLLFAAEYRGLLLQYSNQGDEQARIAQTELTLVENGLKARTGMFQALLSHDVMEQKREQEYIFRNWVESDATRAKTYGNPWQTLTQTQTTFRNMYVDYVMLELGMGIMSQQVTWARTLVRGAEERNKPDHERLREFSNASLPAVQAGLLAESPLYSDFETMKLAWSLSKLREKLGVDNPVVKHILGKESPEALAKRIVSHSKLSDAALRKQLWEGGADAIAKSDDPAIALAKVIDTYARKVRMDYDQNIEPVQKAAASQLAQARFAYKGTQVYPDATFSLRLSHGVIRGWEEKGEMVTPFTTLAGLFDRATGYDPFKLADSWSAAQKKVDKKARFNQVSTNDIIGGNSGSPLINAKGELVGLIFDGNINSLGGAYFFDESVNRSVSVHPAAMAEALKKVYKADHLVKELKLK
- a CDS encoding acyltransferase gives rise to the protein MDNKISSTRLYGLDTLRALAIILVLIYHYRVVVSNELLFGFITRIGWVGVDLFFVLSGYLIGEQILRAYAKKENFSLKHFYARRLLRTLPNYYVVLALYLLLPALLSPTYTAPLWQFLTFTQNLDMRPMETFTHSWSLCVEEQFYLLFPLVCMLALARDANPVRMWVIIIAGFIAAILIRAYMLNAHGGPQITGKDYYEFIYYPSYSRFDELLPGIAIALLKNYHPSRYEKLLRYGNAFFVAGLAGCGWVFYVFLNLAYTQETGTSTWTPVIGYSLLAISFALLVMAALSPCCWLYRQKISGAASLALWSYAIYLIHKPLYQLLEDPVKNLGINTDGYLGMGIIVLISTIGGWLLFRLVETPFMNLRTRWFPSNNKTAQVPAGALKE
- the ggt gene encoding gamma-glutamyltransferase — encoded protein: MKKIVLALSVCCIALVAHAELPGADYAQVSPDGKVAVASVNPEATRIAMEVVKRGGNAVDAAISVAFALGVVDGHNSGIGGGCFILVRLADGRILAIDGREMAPAAATRDMYIVNGKADPELSRTGALAVGIPGSVAALDKLQKLGGKLTFRDVILPSAELAEKGFPISPALAERMAATADNLAKFPASAAIYLDKNNQPLPAFSILQQKDLAVTYRAIAKQGPRYFYHGDFAKKTGRWMAANGGVVTDKDFANYQVKMRKPIVSEFAGYTLYGFPPPSSGGVHVAQILNILEQFDLDALAPAERYHLIAEAMKFAFADRAHWLGDSDFTKVPLSLADKRYAQTIAKKISLEKTTADIAHGNPDVDIQHLMNKHTTHIAAADMDGNWVAITSTVNTSFGSKVVIPGTGVVLNNQMDDFSAQVGAANAFGLVGSDANAVAAKKRPLSSMSPTLVFKNNEPVMTLGAAGGPTIISQVVQTLLYSLNDSMPVEKAMAQARIHQQWNPNVLFVEAAMPVEIQQALQKKGHDLKIWPSMGASQAIQLRDGKLVPVAEPRVILQNQKKN